The Drosophila innubila isolate TH190305 chromosome 3R unlocalized genomic scaffold, UK_Dinn_1.0 2_E_3R, whole genome shotgun sequence genome has a segment encoding these proteins:
- the LOC117790845 gene encoding uncharacterized protein LOC117790845, with protein sequence MCESSISDPMSFLYLDMLSTILINDTKEFEKLFDTKVNFIREQEHNCQENAKQLAFVDQFVDTLKNCVFQTELELQENEFELLEAEKIISHYESSYVDASTSLTFTNIQFKYSNYLVLLKLLLSADRSAAQCNKLKDDIEQYNIEAYKYLEPIKLITKIMDYHKNTLDMMENQINKLECMTKEVASNYDELNKRLKISSLTTKCTCEMANVINDIYQN encoded by the exons atgtgCGAGTCATCCATATCGGACCCAAtgtcttttttatatttggacATGCTATCCaccattttaataaatgatacAAAGGAATTCGAAAAGCTCTTTGATACCAAAGTAAACTTCATACGTGAGCAAGAACATAACTGTCaggaaaatgcaaaacaa CTTGCTTTTGTAGATCAGTTTGTGGACACcttaaaaaattgtgtatttcAAACGGAACTGGAATTGCAGGAAAACGAATTCGAATTGCTCGAGGCGGAGAAAATTATTTCGCACTACGAATCATCATATGTAGACGCTTCGACATCTTTAACATTCACTAATATTCAATTCAAGTACAGCAACTATCTGGTTCTTTTAAAGTTACTTCTGTCAGCGGATCGTTCAGCTGCACAGTGCAACAAGCTTAAGGACGATATCGAACAGTATAACATCGAGGCCTACAAGTATTTAGAGCCCATTAAGTTG ATCACCAAGATCATGGACTATCATAAAAATACACTGGACATGATGGAGAATCAGATAAATAAGCTGGAATGCATGACAAAAGAGGTAGCTAGCAATTATGATGAATTAAACAAAAGACTAAAAATTAGCAGCCTGACAACCAAGTGCACATGTGAAATGGCCAATGTAATTAATGATATATACCAGAACTAG
- the LOC117790850 gene encoding histone deacetylase complex subunit SAP18, producing the protein MANVESMIVEEKTQIKQIDREKTCPLLLRVFCSTGRHHSVSEYMYSNVPTNELQIYTWQDATLHELTSLVRDVNPDTRKKGTYFDFAIVFPNFRNNHFQMREIGVTCTGQKGIDDNKTLAQAKFSIGDFLDISITPPNRMPPARRQRPY; encoded by the exons ATGGCTAATGTTGAATCAATGATTGTGGAGGAGAAGACGCAGATAAAGCAAATTGATCGCGAGAAG ACCTGCCCGTTGCTGCTGCGTGTGTTTTGCTCAACTGGTCGCCATCACTCGGTGTCCGAGTACATGTACAGCAACGTGCCCACCAATGAACTCCAGATCTACACCTGGCAGGATGCGACGCTGCACGAATTGACATCGCTGGTGCGCGATGTGAATCCGGATACACGGAAGAAGGGCACCTATTTTGACTTTGCCATTGTGTTCCCCAACTTTCGGAATAACCATTTCCAAATGCGTGAAATTGGAGTTACCTGTACGGGGCAGAAGGGTATCGATGATAACAAGACGCTGGCCCAGGCCAAGTTCAGTATTGGTGACTTTCTGGATATCTCAATAACGCCACCGAATCGCATGCCTCCCGCGAGGCGTCAACGTCCCTACTGA
- the LOC117790852 gene encoding single-stranded DNA-binding protein, mitochondrial — translation MMQQSKRILTPVINGLRNLTARGAASTSAAAPAKIEKTVNNVTILGRVGADPQLRGSQEHPVVTFSVATHTNYKYENGDWAQRTDWHRVVVFKPNLRDTVLEYLKKGQRTMIQGKITYGEITDQQGNQKTSTSIIADDVVFFRDSN, via the exons ATGATGCAACAAAGCAAACGCATT TTGACGCCAGTCATAAACGGACTTCGCAATTTGACGGCACGAGGTGCCGCCAGTACGTCGGCCGCTGCGcccgccaaaattgaaaaaa ctgTCAACAATGTAACTATATTGGGACGGGTGGGTGCCGATCCGCAGCTGCGCGGCTCACAGGAGCATCCAGTGGTCACATTTTCCGTAGCCACACACACCAACTACAA ATATGAAAACGGTGACTGGGCTCAGCGCACCGACTGGCACCGTGTGGTCGTCTTTAAGCCCAATTTGCGCGATACAGTATTGGAGTATTTGAAGAAGGGCCAGCGCACCATGATTCAAGGCAAGATTACGTATGGAGAGATCACCGATCAGCAGGGCAACCAGAAGACCAGCACCAGCATCATAGCCGACGATGTGGTCTTTTTCCGCGACTCCAACTAA
- the LOC117790837 gene encoding protein sarah → MSDAGKSNNNAATAASGDEDVDDVTPTPTSTTTTPRNNHNNNNASNNSKLKSAQNSNAGSGGSGSIDKLSPDQDIYINAADGLPTQHPTLPPEGDVDSDTEPEVDADSFDDLPTSIIVTNIHSEVFANPELKHAMEELFRTFCESATFQWLRSFRRLRVNYDNAIAAANARIKLHQYEFNKKTVITCYFAQPVTPVSNKNLQPPAPVKQFLISPPASPPAGWEPREEGEPLVNHDLLAALASLTPGESHELHPQSEDQPAIIVHTAMVPEGGGGSGSGVAAVQPKAPIVQTKCPERA, encoded by the coding sequence ATGTCCGACGCGGGCAAATCGAATAACAATGCCGCCACAGCGGCAAGTGGCGATGAGGACGTCGACGATGTGACACCTACACCAACTTCTACAACGACAACACCGcgcaacaatcacaacaacaacaatgccagcaacaacagcaaattgaAATCGGCGCAGAACAGTAATGCGGGCAGCGGAGGAAGCGGCAGCATAGACAAGCTGTCACCAGACCAggatatttatattaatgccGCTGACGGTCTGCCCACCCAGCATCCAACGTTGCCGCCGGAAGGAGATGTGGATAGCGATACGGAGCCGGAGGTGGATGCCGATTCATTTGATGATTTGCCCACATCGATAATTGTGACCAACATACACTCGGAGGTGTTTGCGAATCCGGAGTTGAAGCATGCCATGGAGGAACTATTTCGCACATTTTGCGAATCGGCTACTTTTCAATGGCTGCGCAGCTTCCGACGACTGCGGGTGAACTATGACAACGCGATTGCAGCGGCAAATGCTCGCATCAAGCTGCATCAGTATGAGTTTAACAAGAAGACGGTGATTACCTGCTACTTTGCACAGCCGGTTACACCTGTCAGCAACAAGAATTTACAGCCGCCGGCGCCGGTTAAACAGTTCCTGATCTCACCGCCCGCATCGCCGCCAGCGGGCTGGGAACCACGCGAGGAGGGTGAACCGTTGGTCAATCATGATCTACTTGCCGCTCTGGCCAGCCTGACGCCGGGTGAATCGCATGAGCTGCATCCACAGAGCGAGGATCAGCCAGCCATTATTGTGCACACGGCCATGGTGCCCGAGGGAGGCggtggaagtggaagtggagtTGCTGCAGTTCAGCCCAAAGCACCCATTGTACAGACCAAGTGTCCGGAGCGTGCATAA
- the LOC117790834 gene encoding proline-, glutamic acid- and leucine-rich protein 1, translating into MKLQLIALLCSVVVMVQAQNYPPRLSIPGAVPVSAPIPHRQQVLRVRRPGQSVRQQNAVLPAVTPRIALEERPVTEPAEDEQPDAFLPNLLREQQLAQAQQSQFQQAAAAFLNGQQSIEPASPVQQLLQHEDSQPTAILPAPPRFAERPAIATPINRPAFNDFGIGRFDNSQRFGLERPAPTAAAPPPPPPQQPQRVAVIRTRPSAAVRPEAPAPVPVARPRPKPIQSRPIIDENQLQDEQHGQQQQQQRRQRPVAQTIRKWRDENEDGSITWGYENDDGSFKEEFIGTDCITKGTYGYIDPDGNKREYNYETGIKCDPNARDNEEELQENGFINYEENRAVLPNGLEIDMTQLGKKKSKRPNSIYRN; encoded by the exons ATGAAACTGCAACTAATCGCG CTGTTATGCAGCGTCGTCGTCATGGTGCAGGCCCAAAACTATCCGCCGCGACTGAGCATTCCTGGAGCAGTTCCCGTGTCAGCGCCGATCCCTCATCGGCAGCAGGTGCTGCGCGTGCGTCGTCCCGGACAATCGGTGCGTCAACAGAACGCGGTCTTGCCGGCGGTCACACCACGCATTGCGCTGGAGGAGCGACCCGTCACAGAGCCCGCTGAGGATGAGCAGCCAGATGCCTTCCTGCCCAATCTGTTGCGGGAGCAGCAGTTGGCCCAGGCCCAGCAGTCACAGTTCCAACAGGCGGCTGCCGCTTTCCTCAATGGCCAGCAGTCCATTGAGCCGGCCAGTCcagtgcagcagctgctccaaCACGAGGACAGCCAGCCAACTGCAATCTTGCCAGCGCCACCACGTTTCGCTGAGCGTCCCGcaattgccacgcccattaACCGTCCAGCCTTCAATGACTTTGGCATTGGACGCTTTGATAACTCTCAGCGATTTGGTCTGGAGCGTCCGGCGCCGACAGCAGCGGCACCTcctccaccaccaccacagcaaccacaacgTGTAGCCGTGATACGGACACGACCCTCGGCTGCAGTGCGTCCAGAAGCTCCAGCGCCTGTGCCCGTCGCACGACCAAGACCCAAGCCCATACAGTCGCGTCCCATCATCGACGAGAACCAATTGCAGGATGAGCAGCatggacagcagcaacagcagcagcgtcgcCAGCGCCCAGTTGCCCAGACCATTCGCAAGTGGCGCGATGAGAACGAGGATGGCAGCATCACCTGGGGCTATGAGAACGATGATGGCTCCTTTAAGGAAGAGTTCATTGGCACCGACTGCATTACCAA GGGCACCTACGGTTACATTGATCCTGATGGCAACAAACGTGAGTACAACTACGAGACGGGCATTAAATGTGATCCCAACGCACGCGACAATGAGGAGGAGCTGCAGGAGAACGGCTTCATCAACTACGAGGAGAATCGTGCTGTGCTGCCAAATGGTCTGGAGATTGACATGACGCAGCTGGGCAAGAAGAAATCCAAGCGTCCCAACAGCATCTACAGAAACTAA
- the LOC117790823 gene encoding organic cation transporter protein produces the protein MAVDYVLEDLMGKLGEFGKYQFIQFFLQVLSGLTAGLHMLSLVTVAAVPEHRCFIPGVDNSSLSQMPWNSSEILQAIPTNEKGVLDSCHMFNMSAGDQSQIPCESYVYDTTYYKSSRTIDWNFVCERRWMGSIIQTVFMLGVFTGAVMLGGLADKVGRKTVFCWSALLQLIVGVGVAFIPEYFSVLVARFLLGIVGSAGAYICGFVLTMELVGPTKRTVCGITFQAVFAGGIMLVAGWGAIIKDKQMLQVVYGLHGCLFLAHWWLLDESPRWLWMQGRAVEAVDIVAKGLRINGSNTPVDKDYYVQKAKQQAAVEEKSSAGLSDLFRTPNLRMKTLNVCLCWFANSIVYYGLSLSAGKLNGNPYLMIFLMGLVEFPTYITLMFVLDRLGRRSITSTLMLGGGICCIVAAYIQQGSTLSTSIVMLGKLLIAGSFAVIYNYSAELFPTVVRNSAMGLGSMSARLSGALTPLITLLGDSFDPKIPAVLFGVVALLSGFWVMFLPETNNKPMPESIEDGENFGKGDTWFSQCAGGRGRKDSIYPDDPDQMVPLKTIESK, from the exons ATGGCTGTGGATTATGTGCTTGAGGACCTTATGGGAAAATTGG GTGAATTTGGCAAATACCAATTCATTCAGTTCTTCCTGCAGGTGCTGTCGGGACTGACAGCGGGACTTCATATGTTGTCACTGGTGACTGTCGCCGCAGTTCCGGAACATCGATGCTTCATTCCCGGTGTGGACAACAGCAGCTTATCCCAGATGCCGTGGAACTCGAGTGAAATTCTACAGGCAATTCCAACGAATGAAAAAGGCGTGTTGGATTCTTGCCACATGTTCAATATGAGCGCTGGCGATCAGAGTCAGATTCCCTGCGAAAGCTATGTGTATGACACGACCTACTACAAGTCGTCCCGTACTATTGACTGGAACTTTGTCTGTGAGCGGCGTTGGATGGGCTCCATCATTCAGACTGTGTTCATGTTGGGTGTCTTTACGGGAGCTGTCATGTTGGGTGGTCTGGCCGATAAGGTTGGTCGCAAGACCGTCTTCTGCTGGTCGGCGCTGCTACAGCTGATTGTcggcgtgggcgtggccttCATTCCGGAATATTTTTCAGTGCTGGTAGCACGCTTTTTGCTGGGCATTGTCGGCTCGGCGGGCGCCTATATATGCGGCTTTGTGCTGACCATGGAACTGGTGGGTCCCACCAAGCGCACAGTGTGTGGCATTACTTTCCAG GCTGTCTTTGCTGGCGGAATTATGCTGGTGGCCGGATGGGGAGCCATCATTAAGGATAAACAGATGCTGCAGGTGGTCTATGGGCTGCATGGTTGTCTGTTTTTGGCCCATTGGTGGTTGCTGGATGAGTCACCGCGATGGCTTTGGATGCAGGGACGAGCTGTCGAGGCTGTCGATATTGTGGCTAAAGGTTTACGCATTAATGGCTCGAACACACCCGTGGATAAGGATTACTATGTGCAAAAGGCCAAGCAACAGGCTGCCGTGGAGGAGAAGTCCAGTGCCGGCCTCAGTGATCTCTTCCGGACACCCAATTTGCGCATGAAGACGCTTAATGTTTGCCTCTGCTGGTTTGCCAACTCGATTGTCTATTACGGTTTGTCCCTAAGTGCGGGCAAGCTCAATGGCAATCCCTATCTCATGATCTTCCTAATGGGTCTGGTGGAGTTCCCTACCTATATAACCCTGATGTTTGTCTTGGATCGCCTCGGACGTCGCTCGATCACATCCACCCTGATGCTGGGTGGCGGAATCTGCTGCATTGTGGCCGCCTATATTCAACAGGGCAGCACGCTGTCCACCAGCATTGTTATGCTGGGCAAGCTACTCATCGCCGGCTCCTTTGCCGTCATCTATAACTACTCGGCGGAGCTCTTTCCCACCGTGGTCCGCAACTCAGCTATGGGCTTGGGTTCGATGTCAGCGCGTCTTTCAGGTGCTTTAACACCATTGATTACACTGCTCGGTGACTCATTTGATCCAAAGATTCCGGCTGTGTTGTTTGGTGTGGTGGCTTTGCTATCAGGTTTCTGGGTTATGTTCTTGCCCGAGACTAATAATAAGCCCATGCCAGAGTCCATAGAGGACGGCGAGAACTTTGGAAAGGGCGACACCTGGTTCAGTCAATGTGCTGGCGGTAGAGGACGCAAGGACAGTATTTATCCCGATGATCCTGACCAAATGGTGCCACTCAAAACTATCGAAAGCAAAtag